The genome window AAGGAATCGCAATCAAAAAAATATGCAAAGGATTATTAACAATCAACTCCCCCTTAAAAGCAAACAATAAAATCAAAGTCGCCAACAAAGCAATAATAGCCACAGGAGAGAGATAATGTAAAAACTTCGACTCAAACCAAGCCCTACCCTTATACTTAAAAATCCAATATCGACTAAAAATCCCCGTAATCAAAGGTAAACCCACATATATCAACACAGAAAAAACAATAGTTTGCCAAGGTACACTCAAATTATTAGCCGATAACAACCATTGCCCCAACGGTGCATACAAAAATAACATCGCCAAAGAATTAACCGCCACCATAACCAAAGTAATTCCTTGATTGCTATAAGAAAGATAGCCCCACATCAACACCATTGCCGTGCAAGGAGCGATTCCCAGCAAAATACAACCAGCGATATAAGAATCCGCCAAAGAAACCTCAACCCCTCTAATTATCTCCGTATCCGACAAGAAATTAGAAAAAACATAACCCAGAAAAAATTGAGCAAAAATCACCATGGAAAAAGGTTTAACCAACCAATTAACCGCCAAGGTTAAAAACACAGGCTTAGGAGTTTTAACCGCCTTAACCGCCTGAGAAAAATCTATCTT of Cyanobacterium sp. HL-69 contains these proteins:
- the acr3 gene encoding arsenite transporter Acr3 — protein: MTVNINPKAIKAGGSLSFFEKYLTLWVFICIIVGIGLGRVFPDIAQSLDSISIYNVSIPIAICLFFMMYPIMVKIDFSQAVKAVKTPKPVFLTLAVNWLVKPFSMVIFAQFFLGYVFSNFLSDTEIIRGVEVSLADSYIAGCILLGIAPCTAMVLMWGYLSYSNQGITLVMVAVNSLAMLFLYAPLGQWLLSANNLSVPWQTIVFSVLIYVGLPLITGIFSRYWIFKYKGRAWFESKFLHYLSPVAIIALLATLILLFAFKGELIVNNPLHIFLIAIPLFIQTNFIFFITYVIALKINLSYEDSAPASLIGASNHFEVAIATAVMLFGLNSGAALATVVGVLIEVPVMLVLVEFCKKTASWFPREPEKATLIDPRCIETLRAKEEY